In Clostridiales bacterium, a single genomic region encodes these proteins:
- a CDS encoding DUF1016 domain-containing protein, producing the protein MSGKVILDKEYRDWIGELSNRYQSAQIKAAIAVNSEMLRFYWELGHDIVAMQSENKYGSKFFETLSRDLKAAIPEAKGFSSRNLQAIKKFYIMYSKILPQAVAESSLSNPPQPAADFFRVPWGHHRLLIDKYFDQPQTALFYIENTVKHGWSRSILDHMIETGIHLRQGKAISNFKALLPEATSELTQEITKDPYIFDFVNFSGPYKERELKEALLKNITKFLLELGEGFAFVGQEYKLNVGQTEQFTDLLFYNLKLRCYVVIELKVVKFEPGFLGQLGMYVTAVNHLLKTEQDNPTIGLLVCKTKDNVLAQYSLEGYNLPIGVSQYQLEKILPENFKSTLPSIDEIEAELSN; encoded by the coding sequence ATGAGTGGAAAAGTGATATTGGATAAGGAGTATAGGGATTGGATTGGCGAGTTGTCTAACCGCTATCAGTCCGCTCAAATAAAAGCTGCGATTGCGGTAAATTCCGAAATGCTGCGATTTTACTGGGAATTGGGTCATGACATCGTAGCCATGCAGTCTGAGAATAAGTATGGCAGTAAATTCTTCGAAACATTGAGTCGTGATTTGAAGGCGGCAATTCCTGAAGCCAAGGGGTTTTCGAGTCGGAATCTACAGGCCATTAAAAAATTTTATATAATGTACTCGAAGATTCTGCCACAAGCTGTGGCAGAATCTTCACTATCAAATCCGCCACAACCTGCGGCAGATTTTTTCAGAGTTCCGTGGGGCCATCACCGATTGCTCATTGATAAGTATTTCGATCAACCTCAGACGGCTCTCTTTTATATAGAGAATACCGTAAAACATGGATGGTCCCGGTCGATATTGGATCACATGATTGAAACCGGAATCCATCTACGTCAGGGAAAGGCGATTTCCAACTTCAAAGCATTGCTCCCGGAGGCAACAAGTGAGTTGACACAGGAAATTACCAAAGATCCATACATATTTGATTTTGTCAATTTTTCCGGTCCATACAAAGAACGGGAGTTGAAGGAGGCATTGCTGAAAAATATTACTAAATTCTTGCTTGAACTTGGTGAGGGATTCGCATTTGTGGGACAGGAATACAAGCTGAATGTCGGACAGACTGAACAATTTACTGACTTATTGTTCTATAATCTCAAACTAAGATGTTATGTAGTAATCGAACTTAAAGTGGTAAAATTTGAGCCAGGCTTTCTGGGACAGTTAGGAATGTATGTAACGGCAGTAAATCATCTGCTTAAAACTGAGCAAGATAATCCTACGATAGGGCTATTGGTTTGCAAAACTAAAGATAATGTATTAGCTCAATACTCATTGGAAGGATATAATCTGCCTATCGGTGTGTCACAATATCAATTAGAAAAAATATTACCCGAAAATTTCAAAAGTACATTACCTTCAATTGATGAGATTGAAGCCGAATTGAGTAATTAG